The nucleotide window ATATTTTTAATTTTCATTTTTATTATTTTTACATAAAATTTAGATAACAGAATTTTGTCAATTTTTTTGAATGGAAATTATTTTTAGGTTTTCGTATTTGGGGATTTCATAAAACATAAGGGGGAAGAGGTTTTTCTTCCCCCTAAATCAAGTTACTTATCGGCGACCGAATATCCCAAAGAATCCACCTATACCAGTACAAGGTTCAAGTTCAAAATTGACAGTAATTCCAGGTTCTACAATTTCAAGATCTTCGATTTGCTGGCGCATGTATTCGCCGTGTTTTCTGGCTTTTCCAGTATAAATACCTTCAGCTAAATCAGCAATCTCATAATAACCATTTACATCAGTTGTAGTTGTTACAACACAACCACCGTGAGGACCACCATTTCCG belongs to Candidatus Cloacimonadota bacterium and includes:
- a CDS encoding carboxypeptidase-like regulatory domain-containing protein, whose amino-acid sequence is MKKVLLIGLVLVFSASFVIAATVSGIVSDLDTGEAIENATVIFCFTDSLVVRGGGHHGGGNGGPHGGGNGGPHGGCVVTTTTDVNGYYEIADLAEGIYTGKARKHGEYMRQQIEDLEIVEPGITVNFELEPCTGIGGFFGIFGRR